A window from Cryptomeria japonica chromosome 1, Sugi_1.0, whole genome shotgun sequence encodes these proteins:
- the LOC131873639 gene encoding uncharacterized protein LOC131873639, whose product MVFDQPPCNNWEVPLYFLRKLYCEFILGEKPNYFDIRQFQDRGRGSVQDRPGAHRVVEPQHRRRTTPKPMVHVTVHISLKESMELQTLQAATSFTDVIVQHGTQLVGAEDVPASAAPPSSSAPPSSATPDASFGTSRPFRHMCPTCQGVCYGVDTDMGEDALTSHLCTCCGSRCHASTTEHVALTDELINMLYPLYQTQGAASGGSTPHTFQLTRPSRVVSPPEFTPPASRTPRVRKPSSSNPRQKKISSRTPKRQKKHMGFTELMNAPDVNEVQQREEAPSKLPNGILLFYFSRSPTRILWDPTRPRKKLCLS is encoded by the exons atggtctttgaccaaccaccttgtaataattgggaggtgcctctatattttttgagaaagctgtattgtgagtttatcctcggcgagaagccaaattactttgacatccgacaatttcaggatagagggagaggctctgtgcaggatagacctggggcccatagggtggtagagccacaacataggaggcgtacaacACCTAAACCCATGGTACATGTCACTGTCcatatatccttgaaggagtctatggaattacagactcttcaggcagctacATCAttcactgatgtcattgttcagcatggcacacagttggtcggagcagaggatgtaccagcatcTGCAGCACCTCCTTCATCATCGGCACccccttcatcagcaacacctgatgcatcatttggcacgagccggCCCTTTcggcatatgtgccccacctgccagggtgtatgttatGGTGTAGACACTGACATGGGCGAGGATGCTTTGACATCTCATTTgtgtacatgttgcgggagtagatgtcatgcttccactacagagcatgtggccctcaccgacgaactgatcaatatgttgtaccctttgtatcagacacag ggtgcagcaagtggtgggagtacaccacatacttttcagttgACTCGACcgtcacgagtagtttcgccaccagag tttaccccacctgcctcgaggacacctcgtgtgagaaagccatcctctagcaatccgaggcagaaaaagatatcctctcgaacACCTAAACGACAGAAG aaacatatggggtttacggaattaatgaatgcacctgatgtcaatgaggttcaacagagggaagag gccccttccaaacttcctaatGGTATTCTACTATTctatttcagtagaagtcctacacgtatattatgggatccaacacgaccaaggaaaaagttatgtttgtcttag